ATCAATTTTGAGGTTCTTGTTCTCTTCAATGCCTGCTTCCTTCAGGGCTGCGATGAAACCTTCGCGTGTAGCATCCAGGGATGGATGTTCAACAATTTGGGAGATGGCAATCTGGTATGATTTTTCCTCGCTGCCTCCACCTGTTGTAGTCCCCGATCCTTCGGATTCCGAGCCTGTACCGCTGTTATTTCCGCAACCTGCTGCAACGATCATTGAAGCAACCATCATCAGTGACATCCAAAATTTCTTTTTCATGTGTGAGAACCCCTCTCCATCTTATAAAATGTAGTCACCCTTATCGAGATTCCATTGGCACGATAGGGCGGGACAAAACAAACGCTTCAACGCATTGTTGCTTTGATCGACAAAAGCAGACAAATATAGACTTTTCTCATGCGACTGAAGTCCATGACCCGTGTTGGTGTTTTATTGTTCCCCTAATATTAAGGGGCGTCCCGATATCCGTCAATGGTTGAACCGCTTCCAATTTACTTTCATCGTATGGTTGTGATAGAAAACATTACATAACGAAAAAAAAGCAACCCACAAGTTATGCGAGTTGCCTAGTATATATAGCTTATTTTTCTTGCTGGATTGCTTTCACTTCAGCAGAGGTTAGTCCCGTCGCTTTGACAATGGTCTCTCGATCAAGACCTAAATTGAGCATATTCATTGCGATTTTCCGCTTGCTCTCAGCTTCACCTTCTTTGATTCCTTCCTCGATACCTTTCTTGAGACCCTCTTCTCGTGCGCCTTCCATCATGGATACTTGATCCCGTAAAAACTTTTGACGTGCTTCATATTGTTGGCGGAACTCTTCATCCTCGCTCAGTTCCTTCAATAGATTCATGGCCTTTTTCAAAGCCGGTTCGGGTTCGTGCATCATTAACGCCTCCCATCTAATATTGAGTTATGTATAAAACATCTGGATGTTATTTTAAATTATATCACGCATCTCATTATAAATATAACGTGTTTACGTCATTTTTATTCAAAAAAAGAGACTATTCCGACGAATCGAAACAATCTCTTTGTATAAACCAGTTAATTTCCCGACGCTTCGCGAATCTCATACTTGCACCTTTTGCCGCCATCGGCGTAACATTCGGTACGCTCCACCTCAGCTTGAAGTAGCGAGCGAAACAGTTCCAGTTCACAGCGGCAAGCCTGCTTGTAGACACTCGCAACTTGTACAATCGGGCAGTTCATTTCCGTAATAACGTAGGTTCCATCTTCTTCTCTGGACGCATCCGCCATATATCCGTTGGCATTCTGGATTCGGGCGAGTTCCTCCACCCGTCCGGCCAGATCCTGGCCCTCCATCTGTGGCAATCCGCTACGAAGCAGTTTGTCCCGGCGACTCTCGAACAATGCATCCACCACACCGCTACCGGCAGAGTCAGACAATTCTTCAAGAAGTTCCAGCGTAAGGGAGGAATAGGATTTTGGAAAAAAGCTGTCCCCGCGTACCGTCAATTGGTACACCGAGGACGGACGTCCGGCCGTAGCCCGGGCCTCCCGAACCTCGATCCAGCCGTCCTGCTCCAGTGCCGTCAGATGACGGCGAATGGCCATGCCGGTCAGACCCAGATCAGCTGTCATTTCCCTCGCGGTCAATGTACCTTGCTGCTTCAGCATGAACAAAATCCGTTCACGCGTCGTTCGTTCCTCTTCGCGCTTCACGATCAGCACCTGCTCTCCTGCTTATGCGTGTACCGGTGCTGCCTCCCGGCAGGCATCCGAGCAAAAGCGGTTATGCGTCTCTTCGCAATCCTCACAGCTTACGTGCTGCAGGTTGCAGGTTGGACAATTAATATATCGGTCATGTGTCGTTCCACAGTGATAACAGCTGGCAATGACAATATCCTCGTCTGTCCGGTTAATCGGCACAGAGATTCGCTCATCAAACACGTAACACTTGCCATCAAACAGATGGCCTTGTACTTCAGGATCTTTACCGTACGTGACAATACCGCCGTCCAATTGAGCCACGTCCTGGAATCCTTCATTGATCATGAACCCGGTCAGCTTCTCGCAGCGAATACCGCCAGTGCAGTAGGTAATAATCGTTTTGTCCTTCATGTCACCCAGGTTCTCGCGGATCCACTCCGGAAACTCACGGAACGACTCAACATCTGGACGAATAGCCCCGCGGAAGTGACCAATTTCGTATTCATAATCATTGCGACCATCGATAACGATAACGTCATCACGTTGCAGATGTTCATGGAACTCTTTCGGCGAAAGGCGTTTGCCGCTAGTCACATTTGGGTCAAGTTCATCTTCCACACGGAAGGTTACCAGCTCTGCTTTGTGACGAACAAAGATTTTTTTGAACGCATGCTCCTCGACATCATCAATCTTGAACACCATGTCGCTGAACAGCGGATTAGCCAGCATATCTTTCATGTACTGTTCCGTCTGTTCTGGCGTTCCGGATACCGTACCGTTAATGCCTTCGGATGCGATCAGAATACGGCCTTTCACACCCAGGTCCTTACAGTATTGCAGATGCTCTTGTGTAAACGTCTCAGGGTCTTCAATCTTCACGAACTTATAATATAAAAGCACGCGGTACGCGCTGTTACACATGTATATCACCTGTTCCTATTCCATGTTGTTATTAGCCGGATCATCCGGCAAGACGACTACGTTGCACCCTTACTTGTAAAAAGAAAAGAAACAGCCGCCCGAAACTTCGTCTCGAACTGCTGCCTGACATTCGACTTTTATTCCTGCATTCTAGTTTATCGGAAGCGGAACAGCTTAGTCAATATAAATGTATAGAAAGGCATGAAAGATATGGAACATATCTTTCTGCACCATTCACCCTATTCCGAGATCGTAATGACCGAGGTTACAAAGTGATACGATTCATTCTCCAATACCGCCTGCGATAACAGGATTTTATTGCCTTTCGGGCTCCAGGCGAGTGGGTCAGAAGCGTTGTCCATATCGACCGAGATCTGGAACTGTTCTGCCGACTCCGTGTTGGAGACAAATAGCCCTTTCTCATTATCATTCTCAGAATTGATGGTGTATGCAATCTTGGAATCATCACCCGACCAGCTTGTGCCGAAAACCTGTGTACCTCTGGCGAGAGTGGCCTTCTCATTGCCTTCCAGATCGGTGAGCACCAGCGCCCGTTTGGTATCCGCTGTTCTTTTCACAATCGCAAGCCTTGTTCCATCATTAGAAGGGATGACCCACTCCACACTTTTCAGCACCTGTTTCACGTCACCCGTCTTCGCATCGTATGCATTCAACTGGCCATCTTCGCCCGTAATATAATAGAGCATATTGCCTGACACCTTGATACTCCGTACATTGAAATTACCTGTTTCCACCAGTATCTTTGTTGTACCGTCCACACTTGCCGAGATCAGATCACCCTTCATATTGGGAAAAACGACATGTTCATTATCCAGCCATGCGCCTTCTTGGATAAATCCATCCTCCTTGCCAGCAGGGGTTGTCTCCCCGTTATGCAGGTTCAGGAAGTAGCCTTTGCCCGTATTTTCCTCCGGCTCGCGGTAGAACAGGTACTGACCATCCGGTGATACCAGCGGTGCACCCAGACTGGCTTCACTTTCTTTGAGCGGCGTGTCTGTGCCTTTCGTCAGATCATACATATATAAGTTATGCGGGTATCTTTCCTGGCCTTCAACCGTGACGGGTTTCAAGGACTTGTTCTCTTTGTCGGATACAATCCAATCATCACTAAGCCATGCAATTCCGCGCATATTCGGCAATTTATCAATCTTCTCCAGCTTGAAGTTCTGGTACACGGACGTGTTGGTATTATCTTTTACCGTAATATCCGTGCCCGTTTTCCCGCCTTGTGCGTTGCCCCCCGGCTCCGTTGTTCCCCCGCATGCTGCTGTCGTTAACAGGGCAATAGCCCCGAACGTGCCCAAAGCTGCTTGTTTCCACTTCATGATGGTCCCCCCTGGTTTCTCTTGCTATAGACCAAGCATACACATCGCATACTTCCAAAGTTATTCAGACTTGTTTCGAACTTGTAAACTTGCATCAGACAAAGGAAATACGAGTTGGAATGTCACACCTTCCCTATCCTCTGAATCGCCCGGATTGCTTAGTAACAAGGTGATTGTACCGCCCTGTTTTTCAACAAACTGCTTCACGAGAGATAGCCCCAGTCCGGTTCCGCCGGTTTTTCTGGCTCTGTCTTTGTTCACGGTGTAAAAGGGTTCAAAAATCTTCTCCCGCGCCTCTGCCGGAATCGGCGTACCCGAGTTATAGATGCGAATGATCGCTTGACGCTCCTGCATCCGCAGTTCACTCTTCACCCGGATCACACCATCCGGAACGTTATATTTGATGGCATTATCCAGCATGTTGATGAAAATATGCATAAGACTCTCCCGATCGCTGCGGATCACCGCCGGTTCAAGATCCAGTTCCATGTTCAGCCCAAATTTCTCGGCTTTCCCCCGCATCCGGCCACAGGCATCCTCCAGCAGAGCGCTGACCTCTACATCTTCGGCCTGGTTCTCGAAGTCATACTTCTCCAGAGCAGATAAATGTAAGACTTTCTCGACCATCTCGTACAGCCGCTCCGTTTCTTTGCCAATGTTACTCGTGGCATCATCAAGCAGTTGCGGATCATCCTTATACATGTCGAGCAGCTCCACATAAGCTTTGATCGATGTCAGTGGTGTCTTGAATTCATGGCTGATGTTACCGATATATTGTTTCTGCTGCTGTTCCAGCGCCTGAAGTTTCTCAATCGCCAGTTGCAGCTTCTGCTGCTCCGCATGCATGGCTGTGATATTTTGCTGAATGGATGTACTCATATAATAAATGCCCTGCCCCAGCTCCCCCAACTCATCCTTGCGCTTTAAAGGAGACTCCGTAATGTAATTCCCTTCGCGAATGGAATCTGCGGACCTCTTCAGTCGGGTAATCGCAACGGCAAACCGATTGTAGAACAGATAACCTAATATGAAGCTCAACGCAACAACGGTAATTCCTGCCCATGTGAACAGTTGAAGGATGCGAGTATAGAATTCATGGTAGCTTTGGACCGGATATTGCATCCATACAGCACCCATCTGTCCATCCGGACCGTCCAGTGGTGCGGCGTAGAGCAAGGTATCCCCTTGTTCATGATAGGCAATTTTATTTTGCAGTGCATAGTTGAGCGTATCCTGAACAATCGCACTCTCCCCAGAGCTGATCGATGAGCCAACCTGCTGGCCCTTCATATCATAGAGAGCAATTGGCAATCCGGTAGAGTTGGCCAGTTCCTGTGCAAGCCTGCGGCCGTTTTGTTGTAAAAAAACGTCCTGTTCGAGATGAACGGACTCCGTATAATAGGACTGTCGCACATTCAGATTCACCAGCCGTGTCTGCTGTGATAAAATACCTTCAATCTGTGACTGCTGATTGCGTTCAATACCGCGCAGAACCAGTGTACTAAGCACAACCACGGTAAGGATAAGCAATGCTGCCAGAAAAACACTGAACTTCAGCTTGATGCTGACTCTCATATGGCCCCGCCTGTTTCAGGTGCAGATGCTTTGTAACCAATCCCGTATACGGTCTGCAATTTCTGCTGATCCGTATCTCCGATTTTTTTGCGCAAACGCTGAATATGAATGTCCACGGTCCGTGTGCCACCTGCATATTCCATACCCCACACCCGATCCAGCAGATCGTCTCGTGTGTACACACGCTCGGGATTGGACATGAGAATGGTCAGCAGGTCGAACTCTTTTGGTGTCAGATCCAGTTTCTCCTCATTCACGGTCACCGTGCGGTGAGCAACATGAATACGCAGTGTGCCATTCACGATGGCCTGATTCTTCGAATCGTCAGGTGGTGGACTGCTTTTCTCGACACGGCGCATCAATGCTTTTACCCTTGCGAGCAGTTCGCGGATCTCGAACGGTTTGGTCATGTAATCATCGGCACCCATTTCCAGGCCAACGATTTTGTCCACGATATCATTTTTGACAGTCAGCAAAATAATGCCGATATCCTCGCGGTCCTCCAGCCTGCGGCATACACCGTATCCATCAAGCCTGGGCATCATCACGTCCAGAATCATGACCTGCGGGTGAAACGATGCGACCTTAACCAAGGCCTCTTCGCCGTCACTCGCAGTATCTACTTCATATCCTTCGCGCCGCAGCGCGTAAGCAATGGCACTGACGATGCTTGATTCGTCATCTACCACGAGCACTTTTTTATTCATAGGGTTCATCCTCTTTATCTATGTCATGAGTTGGTTTATGGGTCTATGTTAGCAAGGTCCGTGCGAATTAGCTATGGATGAGTTTACAATTTGTATGAGAAGCTTGTATCCTCTCAGCTTGGACTTGGCTCTACTTTCTTTATACCCCAATGACGACAAAAAGAGCCAACCCGTGATTGGATCAGCCCTTAATCTATAGATTCCCGTTTCATGTTACTGTTTAGGCAATAACTTCTTAATTTCATCTTCAGAGAGTCCAGATGCTTTAACTATAGCTGAGAGATCTACGCCAAGTGTGAGTAACTCACGAGCCATTTCTCTCTTGCCTTCAGCCGCTCCTTCAGCTCGTGCGCCTTCAATCATTGATTTTTCGTCACTCAATGCTTTCATTCGAGCATCGTAGGCCATTCTGGTGGACGCATCCTGACTCAGAAATTCCAGCGTATCCATCGCCTTTTTCAACATCGGTTCATTCATGGCCAGCACCTCCCAGTTTGATGTATCTATTCCTTTAAGGAATAATAACCAATTTACGAGTCCGCCTTTTTCCATCGGAACAGAATACTCATCCAATTTGGTTAGTTCCATCACATGTATTTCGATATCATCCGTCAAACCAATACCTGTATGATCTTCTCGTAAATGAAAAACATTGTGATATCGCTCATTATCCAGACAGGAGTAGTTGAGTATATTAATAGTCACGCATTTTTTGAGTAGACTATAGTTTTCACCCTTTTTTATCTGATGAAAGTACATCTCACTCCAATAAAACAACGTCCTTTTCTCCATGTTATACGGGTTAAACAGCTGCATTTCAATGTTAATTAGTTTGCCTTCTAACGTCTTTGCTTTAATATCCAGAATGGATTGTTTATCCTCTGGACTATCCTTATCTGTATACGTGTTAACCACAGTGATCTCCGTAAGAGGAGATTCGCCGGTCTCTATAAACGTGCTGTTCAGAAAAGCTAACAAAACATCTTTGTTTTGCTCACTTCCAAAAATGCGTTTGAACACAAAATCTACTCGTGGATCGAGTAATTCCGTCACTCAGCATCAGCTCCATTCTCACCAGCATTATATCATAATTCCCATATAGCCTCAGCTTGATAATGGATCTGCACTTAAATTGCATTTACTCCTCAAATGACAGATTCAGCGGCTCGTCCGACATCTCGTACTCTGTCTCCATATGTGTCAGTGGTGTGTTCAGATCAACCTCCTCGAAGCGGAAGCTGTCGACCCACACTTTTCCTTTACCGTTCAAAATAACCCCAAACGAAATGACCGCACTGCCCTCCGGTACCTCAAGCACAATACTATACTGATTCCATGGCTGCGTACCCGTAATTGGCCGATCATGCATGTTATCAAATTGAAGTACATCATGGGCGTTATTATCCACACGCATCCATAATCCGCAGAACGCATCCACATGCTCGGTCTTCACGAATCCCGATAACTTCATCCGCTTACCCACATACTTGTCCG
This Paenibacillus xylanexedens DNA region includes the following protein-coding sequences:
- a CDS encoding Rpn family recombination-promoting nuclease/putative transposase, encoding MMHEPEPALKKAMNLLKELSEDEEFRQQYEARQKFLRDQVSMMEGAREEGLKKGIEEGIKEGEAESKRKIAMNMLNLGLDRETIVKATGLTSAEVKAIQQEK
- a CDS encoding helix-turn-helix transcriptional regulator, with protein sequence MLIVKREEERTTRERILFMLKQQGTLTAREMTADLGLTGMAIRRHLTALEQDGWIEVREARATAGRPSSVYQLTVRGDSFFPKSYSSLTLELLEELSDSAGSGVVDALFESRRDKLLRSGLPQMEGQDLAGRVEELARIQNANGYMADASREEDGTYVITEMNCPIVQVASVYKQACRCELELFRSLLQAEVERTECYADGGKRCKYEIREASGN
- a CDS encoding rhodanese-related sulfurtransferase, with the protein product MCNSAYRVLLYYKFVKIEDPETFTQEHLQYCKDLGVKGRILIASEGINGTVSGTPEQTEQYMKDMLANPLFSDMVFKIDDVEEHAFKKIFVRHKAELVTFRVEDELDPNVTSGKRLSPKEFHEHLQRDDVIVIDGRNDYEYEIGHFRGAIRPDVESFREFPEWIRENLGDMKDKTIITYCTGGIRCEKLTGFMINEGFQDVAQLDGGIVTYGKDPEVQGHLFDGKCYVFDERISVPINRTDEDIVIASCYHCGTTHDRYINCPTCNLQHVSCEDCEETHNRFCSDACREAAPVHA
- a CDS encoding sensor histidine kinase, which encodes MRVSIKLKFSVFLAALLILTVVVLSTLVLRGIERNQQSQIEGILSQQTRLVNLNVRQSYYTESVHLEQDVFLQQNGRRLAQELANSTGLPIALYDMKGQQVGSSISSGESAIVQDTLNYALQNKIAYHEQGDTLLYAAPLDGPDGQMGAVWMQYPVQSYHEFYTRILQLFTWAGITVVALSFILGYLFYNRFAVAITRLKRSADSIREGNYITESPLKRKDELGELGQGIYYMSTSIQQNITAMHAEQQKLQLAIEKLQALEQQQKQYIGNISHEFKTPLTSIKAYVELLDMYKDDPQLLDDATSNIGKETERLYEMVEKVLHLSALEKYDFENQAEDVEVSALLEDACGRMRGKAEKFGLNMELDLEPAVIRSDRESLMHIFINMLDNAIKYNVPDGVIRVKSELRMQERQAIIRIYNSGTPIPAEAREKIFEPFYTVNKDRARKTGGTGLGLSLVKQFVEKQGGTITLLLSNPGDSEDREGVTFQLVFPLSDASLQVRNKSE
- a CDS encoding response regulator transcription factor — its product is MNKKVLVVDDESSIVSAIAYALRREGYEVDTASDGEEALVKVASFHPQVMILDVMMPRLDGYGVCRRLEDREDIGIILLTVKNDIVDKIVGLEMGADDYMTKPFEIRELLARVKALMRRVEKSSPPPDDSKNQAIVNGTLRIHVAHRTVTVNEEKLDLTPKEFDLLTILMSNPERVYTRDDLLDRVWGMEYAGGTRTVDIHIQRLRKKIGDTDQQKLQTVYGIGYKASAPETGGAI
- a CDS encoding Rpn family recombination-promoting nuclease/putative transposase; the encoded protein is MTELLDPRVDFVFKRIFGSEQNKDVLLAFLNSTFIETGESPLTEITVVNTYTDKDSPEDKQSILDIKAKTLEGKLINIEMQLFNPYNMEKRTLFYWSEMYFHQIKKGENYSLLKKCVTINILNYSCLDNERYHNVFHLREDHTGIGLTDDIEIHVMELTKLDEYSVPMEKGGLVNWLLFLKGIDTSNWEVLAMNEPMLKKAMDTLEFLSQDASTRMAYDARMKALSDEKSMIEGARAEGAAEGKREMARELLTLGVDLSAIVKASGLSEDEIKKLLPKQ